From Archaeoglobus sulfaticallidus PM70-1:
GGGCTCGATATAGGTTTTATCTGCCATCTCCGGATCGGTCATTATCGTTGCTGGATTCGAGTTCACGAGCACGACCTCATAGCCTTCTTCCTTCAGAGCCTTGCAGGCCTGACTTCCGGAATAGTCGAACTCTGCAGCCTGACCTATTATAATTGGTCCTGAACCGATAACCATTATTTTTCTCAAATCCTCTCTTTTAGGCATCGCTCTCCCTCTCAATACTCCTTTAAAAGCCTGTGGAAGTTGTCAAAGAAAAAGTATGTGTCATGTGGCCCGGGACCAGCTTCGGGATGGTACTGTACCGTGATGAGTGGATATTCCTTATGCCTCATGCCCTCTACGGTCATATCGTTTAAGTTGAGCTGGGTAACTTCCAAGCCAGTCCCATCAAGGCTTTTCTCATCCACAGCAAAACCGTGATTCTGACTTGAGATGAAAACCCTCCCGGTCTCATAATCCTTAACGGGCTGGTTGGCACCTCTGTGGCCAAACTTGAGCTTGAAGGTTTTGGCTCCCAGAGCTAAGGCCACAAGCTGATTGCCGAGGCATATACCCGCCATCGGAAATTCTCCTGCGAGCTTTCTTATCGTCTCAATCGTTGGCTTAACCCTCATTGGATCTCCCGGACCATTGGAGATGAAAACACCATCGGGATTAAGCTCCTTAATCTTCTCGGCAGGATAATTGTATGGAACCACGGTCAGGTTAATCCCGCGCTTTACAAGCTGTCTTATTATGCTGTTCTTTATGCCACAATCAACCAGAACGACCTCCAGCTTACCATCAGCCTCAATCCTTTTTGGCTCTTTGACGCATACCCTGTCAACCAAATCTACTTCGGTTATAGATGGCTGTTCAACAGCCCTTTTGAGCATCTGATCCTTATCGTAATCTCCAACTGCGAGAACAGCCTTCATCGCTCCATATACTCTCGTCTTTCTCGTTAAAGCCCTTGTGTCAACACCCTCAAGCCCCGGAATGCTGTACTCCTTTAGAAAATCATCAAGGCTTTTTCTGCACCTCCAATTGCTGGGAACTCTGCAGAGTTCTCTTATCACAAAGCCCTCAACCTTTATGCCATCGCTCTCAAAGTCCTCCTCGCAGACACCGTAGTTGCCTATCAGCGGATATGTCATCATCAAAATCTGCCCGGCGTAGCTTGGATCTGTAAGGGCTTCAACATAACCGGTCATGCTGGTGTTGAAAACGAGCTCACCCTCAACATAGCCTTCAGCTCCAAAACCATAACCTTCGATGAAGGTTCCATCTTCGAGTGCAAGGGCACCCTTCATTTCATCACTCATCGAATCACCCTAAGTGGACTCCTTTATCTCCTTTAGCTCTTTCACAACCTCTTTCAGGCTTGGACAATCGAATATCTTTCTGCCAATGACCTCGTTTGCGATGGCCTTGTACATGTTCGATACCGCAACCCTGAGATTTTCGGGCAGGTTGGGCGGTCTTCCCATAACCTTTCTCCAGTTCTCGGTTCCCTTTGTAACTCTCAGCCTCTTGTACCAGTATGTTTTTCTGTAATGCCTTCTCAGTATCTCCTTACTCAGCTCGAAACCATCGTAGCTGAACCTGCACTCATCAGGTGTACCGACAGCATCAACGAGAACTATGCTGCCCTTCTCATCAACAGCAAACTCAACCTTTCCATCCTCATTCTCGATGCCTATCTCGACCATTCTCCTGGTGATAATATCATTTATCTTCATCGTTAAATCTATCAGCTTCTCAAGGTTCTCTCCAAGTCCGGAAATCTCTTTGGCTTCCTGAACTGAGAGGTATCGATCTTCATCTTCAAGTTTGGTGCTGAAGTCGATTATTGGTCGCTCTAACTTCATGCCCGGAACGGGCTTCTCCTTCAAGCCGAGATCCTCAAGCTTTAACTCTCCTCTCTCAAGTCTCCTGAACACACTCGAACCCTCAGGAAGTTTGTTTCTGTAGATAACCTCAAGCGGGATCAGATAGTTCTTCAAACCCTCCTTAAAGGCTGAGTAGTCGTATCCATTGTTCTTATGAGGTTTTATAACTCTGAAGAGCTTGACTTTCATCTCATTTACTGGCTTTTCAATCTCGTCTATTCTCTTTACCTTCTCTCCGTCAAGCAGTCCTAAATAATGCGTCTCGATCCCCTCTTCTTCAAGCCTCTCGAAGAAGTAGG
This genomic window contains:
- the carA gene encoding glutamine-hydrolyzing carbamoyl-phosphate synthase small subunit; protein product: MSDEMKGALALEDGTFIEGYGFGAEGYVEGELVFNTSMTGYVEALTDPSYAGQILMMTYPLIGNYGVCEEDFESDGIKVEGFVIRELCRVPSNWRCRKSLDDFLKEYSIPGLEGVDTRALTRKTRVYGAMKAVLAVGDYDKDQMLKRAVEQPSITEVDLVDRVCVKEPKRIEADGKLEVVLVDCGIKNSIIRQLVKRGINLTVVPYNYPAEKIKELNPDGVFISNGPGDPMRVKPTIETIRKLAGEFPMAGICLGNQLVALALGAKTFKLKFGHRGANQPVKDYETGRVFISSQNHGFAVDEKSLDGTGLEVTQLNLNDMTVEGMRHKEYPLITVQYHPEAGPGPHDTYFFFDNFHRLLKEY
- the purC gene encoding phosphoribosylaminoimidazolesuccinocarboxamide synthase, whose translation is MGSVKDLRVIEHPDGEKAGVGVFTFSDRYSVFDYGEMPDKIDGKGASLCLISAYFFERLEEEGIETHYLGLLDGEKVKRIDEIEKPVNEMKVKLFRVIKPHKNNGYDYSAFKEGLKNYLIPLEVIYRNKLPEGSSVFRRLERGELKLEDLGLKEKPVPGMKLERPIIDFSTKLEDEDRYLSVQEAKEISGLGENLEKLIDLTMKINDIITRRMVEIGIENEDGKVEFAVDEKGSIVLVDAVGTPDECRFSYDGFELSKEILRRHYRKTYWYKRLRVTKGTENWRKVMGRPPNLPENLRVAVSNMYKAIANEVIGRKIFDCPSLKEVVKELKEIKEST